In Candidatus Melainabacteria bacterium, a single window of DNA contains:
- a CDS encoding aldo/keto reductase — translation MHMPVVTYNQIEVPSFMYGTAWKKDATARLVEEAVDAGFRSIDTANQLIHYYEEGVGHALQSLAKRGISREKLFLQTKFTSVNGQDHRTPYDASANVTTQVKQSFESSLKHLHTDYLDSYVLHGPYTRGGLVREDWEVWHEMEAHFAAGKTRMIGISNVSAYQLTELCSKAKTKPMMVQNRCYASAGWDMEVRQICLDSDIIYQGFSLLTANPQVLVDSNVRALAKKYNTGTAQIVFRFAMQVGMLPITGTTSAKHMQEDLTCETFTLEPAEVRQIELISVQAAR, via the coding sequence ATGCATATGCCAGTCGTCACATATAACCAGATCGAAGTTCCTTCCTTCATGTACGGAACAGCGTGGAAAAAAGATGCGACTGCTCGACTGGTCGAGGAAGCAGTCGACGCAGGATTTAGATCGATTGACACCGCCAATCAACTAATTCATTACTACGAAGAAGGTGTAGGACACGCTCTGCAATCGCTGGCGAAGCGCGGGATTTCGCGCGAGAAACTGTTCTTGCAGACCAAATTTACATCCGTCAACGGACAGGACCATCGCACTCCTTACGACGCGTCCGCAAATGTGACGACACAGGTTAAGCAGTCATTCGAAAGTTCGCTCAAGCACTTGCACACTGACTATCTCGACAGCTACGTGCTGCATGGACCTTACACTCGCGGCGGTCTGGTGCGCGAAGATTGGGAAGTCTGGCATGAGATGGAAGCTCATTTTGCCGCTGGTAAGACACGCATGATCGGCATCAGCAACGTCAGCGCCTATCAATTGACTGAGCTTTGCTCGAAGGCAAAGACGAAACCGATGATGGTGCAAAACAGGTGCTACGCGTCTGCGGGGTGGGATATGGAAGTGCGGCAGATTTGCCTGGATAGCGACATCATCTATCAGGGCTTTTCTTTGCTAACTGCCAATCCACAGGTTCTCGTCGATTCAAACGTTCGTGCGCTGGCAAAGAAATACAACACAGGCACTGCGCAGATTGTTTTTCGCTTTGCGATGCAAGTCGGAATGTTGCCGATCACTGGCACCACTAGTGCAAAGCACATGCAAGAAGATTTGACGTGTGAGACCTTCACTCTTGAACCGGCTGAAGTTCGCCAGATCGAGTTGATTTCAGTGCAAGCTGCTCGCTAA
- a CDS encoding integrase: MKKLPNRSKPPKRLKDSTAREREFLTPEEAERLIAAARRHEAFGLRNATMIAFAYNHSLRATEVLDLQWDQVDFENKRITVKRLKRDSESPNLEIALDDAEIDALVELKRINEGLKKSSFVFVGPRGSLFVDSFELVVKKAGESAKIGFPVHSHMLRHAKESSNS, encoded by the coding sequence ATGAAGAAACTGCCAAACCGTTCTAAACCACCCAAACGTTTGAAGGATTCTACAGCCAGGGAGCGAGAGTTCCTGACGCCCGAGGAGGCCGAACGTCTCATTGCGGCTGCAAGGCGTCATGAGGCATTTGGTTTGCGGAACGCAACTATGATTGCATTCGCTTACAATCACTCGCTGCGAGCTACAGAGGTTCTGGATTTGCAGTGGGACCAGGTTGACTTCGAGAATAAGCGCATAACTGTGAAGCGGCTTAAGCGCGACTCTGAGTCTCCGAACCTGGAAATTGCATTAGACGATGCTGAAATTGATGCCCTTGTCGAGTTGAAGCGAATCAATGAGGGTTTGAAAAAATCCAGTTTCGTTTTCGTCGGTCCGCGCGGTTCGTTATTTGTCGATTCATTCGAGTTGGTGGTCAAAAAGGCTGGTGAATCTGCAAAGATAGGTTTTCCCGTGCATTCTCACATGCTACGTCATGCGAAAGAATCGTCAAACAGCTAA
- a CDS encoding caspase family protein encodes MQSNRRAKRTNQFLNVGDCSGQLIKRGVLAVIALTISVSAGFARSAEDAQAPNRPIRDKWALVVGISEFENPKLNLRYSAKDAADFASYLTNSAGFAPDHVKILLNKDATQRRILSELGNKWLPHVANPDDLVVIFLSTHGSGSEMDIGGQNYLLAYDTDIDDLYTSAIPMQRLAHDIKSRVHCDRVIIFLDACHSGATESGGKGMIRTGVDANELSTGSGQLVIASSKEDQISWESKKLANGVFTAVLLDTLKKQGDSTTIGKMFERLKDDVQDTVLRERGTLQTPVMKSQWSGNDILIAGKPTSPRPGYDEDKASSLETPTTVAAAPPTPPSPPPLPTAVPSAVPVASRRKQTKATASGSSSLAKKFGTGSSNQTLSSQPGSADKADLATDKPEPVNPRILLVPGQSVARMNLGMTSAEVLNLLGKPTSSSDNVITYWTSDRKYFLSVLLKTGVVTEIAFNSPAFKTANMITLSNYSAHSREFSKPSNSSITLLDGGFSIVERGKDLPVGVIFKKRGAQAPSGWWEAHSAPPAKPTRPSQN; translated from the coding sequence ATGCAAAGCAATCGAAGAGCTAAGCGAACAAATCAATTTTTAAATGTCGGTGACTGCAGCGGTCAGTTAATAAAGAGGGGCGTTCTCGCCGTAATCGCTCTGACCATTTCGGTAAGCGCGGGCTTTGCCAGATCAGCCGAAGATGCGCAGGCCCCCAATCGCCCAATTCGCGATAAGTGGGCGCTGGTAGTGGGAATTAGCGAGTTCGAAAATCCTAAATTGAACTTGAGATATTCTGCAAAAGATGCCGCCGATTTCGCCAGTTATTTGACTAATAGTGCAGGATTTGCTCCCGATCACGTAAAGATTCTGCTAAATAAAGATGCGACTCAGCGACGCATTTTATCGGAGTTAGGAAATAAGTGGTTGCCCCACGTGGCAAATCCCGATGACCTTGTCGTGATTTTTCTTTCAACCCACGGCAGCGGTTCTGAAATGGATATTGGTGGGCAGAACTATTTGCTTGCTTATGATACCGATATCGACGATCTCTATACATCTGCAATTCCAATGCAACGTCTTGCGCACGATATAAAATCCCGAGTGCATTGCGACCGCGTCATTATTTTTCTGGATGCCTGTCACAGCGGTGCCACCGAAAGTGGTGGCAAGGGCATGATACGCACCGGAGTCGATGCTAACGAACTCAGCACCGGCTCTGGGCAGTTGGTTATTGCTTCCAGTAAAGAAGATCAAATCTCCTGGGAAAGTAAAAAACTCGCAAACGGCGTTTTCACTGCTGTGTTGCTTGACACTTTGAAAAAACAAGGCGACTCGACGACTATTGGCAAAATGTTCGAGCGTTTGAAAGACGATGTTCAGGACACTGTTTTGCGTGAGCGAGGCACCCTGCAAACACCGGTCATGAAAAGTCAGTGGAGCGGTAATGATATTTTGATCGCTGGAAAACCGACTTCGCCGAGACCTGGGTACGATGAAGACAAGGCGAGTTCGCTCGAGACGCCCACTACGGTCGCGGCTGCTCCTCCGACACCTCCTTCTCCGCCGCCGTTACCCACAGCGGTTCCGTCAGCTGTACCTGTTGCTTCCAGGCGCAAGCAGACGAAAGCAACGGCATCGGGTTCAAGTTCGCTTGCAAAGAAGTTCGGCACAGGTTCATCAAACCAGACATTATCGAGCCAACCCGGGTCTGCCGATAAGGCTGATTTGGCCACAGACAAACCAGAGCCTGTCAATCCTCGAATACTTCTGGTGCCTGGGCAGTCTGTCGCGAGAATGAACCTTGGCATGACCAGCGCCGAAGTGCTAAATCTGCTCGGCAAGCCAACTTCTAGCAGCGACAACGTTATCACTTACTGGACATCCGACCGTAAATATTTCCTCAGCGTTCTGTTGAAAACTGGCGTGGTCACCGAGATTGCCTTCAACTCACCGGCGTTTAAAACGGCGAATATGATTACTTTGAGCAACTACTCTGCTCACTCCAGAGAATTTTCGAAACCATCGAATTCGTCCATCACTCTTCTTGACGGCGGATTTTCAATTGTCGAACGTGGCAAAGATTTGCCGGTCGGTGTGATTTTCAAGAAACGCGGTGCTCAAGCTCCTTCTGGTTGGTGGGAGGCACATTCGGCGCCTCCAGCAAAGCCGACGCGTCCGTCGCAAAATTAG
- a CDS encoding thioredoxin produces MKKTALLFATIILTSLSASVTAIAAPSAQEAINDYNAGRYLACLQKLQALNLKTNPTAHYYIALCAQNLNRMTEAKAEYNWVIANGAEPLRSYAQRGLATIDKIRTSAPTPIATATPAPAPKPAASSSATAATSSGSGLVKKIIDFSTTWCGPCQEFKPHFEEAQKHFKGIQFVSLDGDSPDNSALKEKYNVNAYPTLIYLDAAGKVLKNEAGAPASLEAFENQIKELNGQK; encoded by the coding sequence ATGAAAAAAACGGCTCTCCTGTTCGCAACCATAATCCTCACTAGTCTGTCTGCAAGCGTGACAGCAATAGCGGCGCCAAGTGCCCAAGAAGCAATAAATGACTACAATGCCGGAAGGTATCTCGCCTGTCTTCAGAAGCTCCAGGCTCTTAACCTGAAGACCAATCCTACTGCGCACTATTACATTGCTCTGTGCGCACAGAACTTGAATCGCATGACCGAAGCGAAAGCAGAATATAACTGGGTTATCGCAAACGGCGCCGAGCCTCTTCGCAGTTATGCCCAGCGGGGACTGGCGACCATAGACAAAATCAGAACATCAGCTCCAACGCCGATCGCCACGGCGACTCCGGCACCTGCGCCTAAGCCGGCTGCGTCGTCATCTGCGACAGCAGCCACCAGCAGTGGTTCAGGGCTGGTAAAGAAGATCATCGATTTCTCAACCACCTGGTGCGGTCCCTGCCAGGAGTTCAAACCGCACTTCGAAGAAGCGCAAAAGCACTTCAAAGGTATCCAATTTGTCAGTCTCGATGGCGATAGTCCGGACAACAGTGCGTTGAAAGAAAAATACAATGTCAACGCATATCCGACGCTGATCTATCTTGATGCGGCCGGCAAGGTTCTGAAAAACGAAGCCGGAGCACCTGCTTCACTAGAAGCATTCGAGAATCAAATCAAAGAGCTGAACGGGCAGAAATAA
- a CDS encoding peptide chain release factor 3, with product MNSDTIGQTKLAPAEYTATIEKQVERRRTFAIISHPDAGKTTLTEKLLLFGGAIDEAGAVKSRRAERSATSDWMELEKQRGISITSTVLQFEFIGHCLNLLDTPGHQDFSEDTYRTLAAADNAVMLIDAAKGLEPQTRKLFEVCRLRKIPLFTFINKLDRPSREPLELIDEIEKEFNLSTYPVNWPIGTGDEFKGVVDRASQIVHLFERSVGGRTRADVATYKLDDPKVKELVPARLYDQLMEELEILEAASHPLDLEKIHNGQLTPVFFGSAMNNFGVELFLRSFIELSLKPGSFTAAEGEIAPTFPDFTGFVFKLQANMDPRHRDRIAFVRVCSGMFVKDMDVTNSRSGKTIQLSQPKKLFAKERQSIEEAFPGDIVGFSNPGAFAIGDTITSGKKINYPGIPTFAPELFAFLENKEPSRYKQFHKGITALQDEGAIQILWMTERDTRIPLLAAVGPLQFEVVQFRLQSEYGVATILRVVDMHCALWPVGAWETMKTATSRSGYTVATDKFEDPVLLFKTKWDLNKFKEVNPDIELSRVDPRTVQASMDNPASMGR from the coding sequence ATGAACTCGGACACAATTGGACAAACAAAACTAGCGCCGGCTGAATACACCGCCACTATCGAGAAGCAGGTAGAGCGGCGCCGCACCTTCGCCATCATCTCTCACCCTGACGCAGGTAAGACGACGCTCACAGAGAAGTTGCTGCTTTTCGGAGGAGCCATCGACGAAGCGGGCGCCGTCAAATCTCGCCGTGCCGAGCGCAGTGCCACTTCTGACTGGATGGAACTGGAAAAGCAGCGCGGCATCTCCATTACATCGACCGTGCTGCAGTTCGAATTCATCGGACATTGTTTGAATCTTCTCGACACTCCAGGTCACCAGGACTTCAGTGAAGACACCTATCGCACCCTGGCAGCGGCCGACAACGCCGTCATGCTCATCGACGCAGCCAAGGGTCTTGAACCGCAGACGCGCAAGCTCTTCGAAGTGTGCCGCTTGCGAAAGATTCCGCTGTTCACTTTCATCAACAAACTGGACCGCCCCAGCCGCGAACCGCTGGAGCTGATCGATGAAATCGAGAAGGAATTTAACTTATCGACGTATCCGGTCAATTGGCCTATTGGTACAGGCGATGAATTCAAAGGAGTGGTCGATCGCGCCTCCCAGATCGTGCACTTGTTCGAACGTTCAGTTGGCGGACGCACCAGAGCAGACGTCGCGACTTACAAATTAGATGATCCAAAAGTTAAGGAACTGGTTCCTGCGCGTCTTTACGACCAACTCATGGAAGAGTTAGAGATCCTGGAAGCCGCCTCGCATCCACTCGACCTGGAGAAAATTCACAACGGACAGTTGACGCCAGTCTTCTTCGGCAGCGCCATGAACAATTTCGGCGTCGAGCTTTTTCTACGCTCTTTCATCGAACTCTCGCTTAAGCCCGGCTCATTCACAGCCGCTGAAGGCGAGATTGCGCCAACTTTTCCTGACTTCACGGGTTTCGTTTTCAAGCTTCAGGCAAATATGGATCCGCGTCACAGAGACAGAATTGCATTTGTTCGCGTCTGTTCCGGCATGTTCGTAAAAGACATGGATGTAACCAATAGTCGCAGCGGAAAGACGATTCAACTGAGCCAGCCGAAAAAATTGTTTGCCAAAGAGCGTCAATCGATCGAAGAAGCCTTCCCAGGCGACATAGTCGGCTTCAGCAATCCAGGAGCTTTTGCTATAGGCGACACCATTACCAGTGGCAAGAAAATCAATTACCCGGGCATTCCGACATTCGCACCAGAACTTTTTGCCTTCCTGGAAAATAAAGAACCAAGCCGCTACAAACAATTCCATAAGGGCATCACCGCCCTGCAAGATGAAGGCGCTATCCAGATTCTCTGGATGACGGAACGCGACACCCGTATACCATTGCTTGCGGCAGTGGGACCACTGCAATTCGAAGTAGTTCAATTTCGCTTGCAGTCAGAGTACGGCGTTGCCACCATACTTAGAGTCGTTGATATGCACTGTGCCCTGTGGCCAGTCGGTGCGTGGGAGACCATGAAGACCGCAACCAGCCGGTCTGGCTATACTGTCGCAACCGATAAATTTGAAGATCCGGTGCTCCTCTTCAAAACGAAGTGGGACCTGAACAAATTCAAGGAAGTAAATCCGGATATCGAACTAAGTAGAGTCGATCCCAGAACGGTGCAGGCATCAATGGATAATCCAGCAAGCATGGGTAGATAA
- a CDS encoding GNAT family N-acetyltransferase → MKEGTSIWLYVTTGICISNLCSHTARLALIVYRRCSSRRHSTRNLSMTMSSNTPKIALVPLAPEHLPTLVEWINAPHVARFWDGLTDLKAVKEKYGPRMAPDTKTHVFIASLKDLPIEKEPLIEQEPLIEEEPVIEQEPVIAKEPVIAKEPVIAKEPKSGNDLPIGMIQCYKHADFPDWDRTVAVENSIGIDYLIGNPDFVGKGIGPAIISKMVTKAFQLYPECDAVVSVPQKENKASCRALEKAGFTLKESRMLDSNCPSDAGISCIYVFLRNTCID, encoded by the coding sequence ATGAAGGAAGGAACTTCGATCTGGTTATATGTGACGACTGGCATATGCATCTCCAACTTGTGTTCACACACGGCTCGACTCGCTTTGATAGTCTACCGCAGGTGCTCATCACGGAGACACTCAACCAGGAACCTCAGCATGACAATGTCAAGTAACACACCGAAGATTGCACTAGTTCCGCTAGCACCAGAACATCTCCCAACACTTGTCGAGTGGATCAATGCCCCACATGTTGCTAGGTTTTGGGACGGTCTGACGGACCTCAAAGCCGTAAAGGAAAAATACGGGCCGCGCATGGCGCCGGATACGAAAACACATGTCTTCATTGCATCTTTGAAAGATTTGCCGATTGAAAAGGAACCGTTGATTGAACAGGAACCGTTGATTGAAGAGGAACCGGTGATTGAACAGGAACCGGTGATTGCAAAGGAACCAGTGATTGCAAAGGAACCGGTGATTGCAAAGGAACCGAAGAGTGGAAACGACCTGCCGATTGGAATGATTCAGTGTTACAAACACGCAGATTTTCCAGATTGGGATAGAACAGTAGCAGTAGAAAATTCCATCGGCATTGACTATCTAATCGGAAACCCAGACTTTGTAGGAAAAGGCATTGGTCCTGCGATAATCTCAAAAATGGTAACAAAAGCGTTCCAACTGTATCCCGAGTGCGATGCAGTGGTGTCAGTTCCACAAAAGGAAAACAAAGCTTCATGCAGGGCACTGGAAAAAGCCGGGTTCACGCTCAAAGAGTCGCGCATGCTTGATTCTAACTGCCCATCTGACGCCGGCATAAGTTGTATATACGTATTTTTGCGTAACACCTGCATCGATTAG
- a CDS encoding VOC family protein translates to MSGKVKPIPDGYHTATPYLIVKGAAKAIDFYKKAFGATELMRMGEGDLIHHAEIKIGDSLLMLADECVEMKAVSPQTLGNSPITIMLYFENVDEYFNRAVAAGATVERPLADQFYGDRTGGIVDPFGHKWYLATHVEDVSPEEMKKRAAEFNKQMKEKHTAGVA, encoded by the coding sequence ATGTCTGGCAAGGTTAAACCAATTCCCGATGGATACCATACAGCAACCCCTTATCTGATCGTCAAAGGTGCAGCAAAAGCAATTGACTTCTACAAGAAGGCTTTCGGTGCTACAGAACTCATGCGCATGGGTGAAGGTGATTTGATTCATCACGCCGAAATCAAAATCGGCGATTCACTTCTTATGTTGGCTGACGAATGTGTTGAAATGAAGGCAGTCAGCCCGCAGACCCTGGGTAACAGCCCAATCACAATTATGCTTTATTTTGAAAATGTCGACGAGTATTTCAATAGAGCAGTGGCTGCTGGAGCGACGGTAGAACGCCCGCTCGCAGATCAATTCTATGGCGACAGAACCGGCGGCATTGTTGATCCGTTCGGTCACAAATGGTATCTCGCGACTCACGTCGAAGACGTTTCACCAGAAGAAATGAAAAAGCGGGCGGCTGAGTTCAACAAACAGATGAAAGAAAAACACACTGCCGGAGTTGCATAA
- a CDS encoding L,D-transpeptidase yields the protein MIVVVEKERHITHVLQNHDGKLKEIFSAANTTGKKTTPTPNGRMAVANKRWDPEWTPPASIDPKQRKVQSWSKTHSNPLGVAWLGLNTGFVGMHGTNAQSMIGRNASHGCIRHKNEDIKKLYSLVPVGTPVYIVEKYAGTKIAGEDVAYLRKSSEPQMVAQVHHAGSNIPN from the coding sequence ATGATTGTAGTAGTTGAAAAGGAACGGCACATCACACACGTGTTGCAAAATCACGACGGAAAACTAAAAGAGATTTTCAGCGCTGCCAACACCACCGGAAAGAAGACAACCCCGACCCCGAACGGCCGGATGGCGGTGGCGAACAAGCGCTGGGACCCGGAATGGACACCACCTGCGAGCATTGACCCCAAGCAAAGAAAAGTGCAAAGCTGGAGCAAAACACACAGCAATCCGCTTGGAGTTGCATGGTTAGGTTTGAACACAGGTTTCGTAGGAATGCACGGCACAAACGCACAGTCTATGATTGGAAGAAATGCCAGCCATGGTTGCATCAGACATAAGAACGAAGACATCAAAAAACTGTATAGCCTGGTGCCAGTCGGAACACCTGTATATATCGTAGAAAAATATGCAGGGACCAAAATTGCCGGCGAAGATGTCGCTTACCTCAGAAAATCCAGCGAACCGCAAATGGTGGCACAAGTACACCACGCAGGTTCAAATATTCCCAACTGA
- a CDS encoding tetratricopeptide repeat protein: MLGLCCACLVSKMPRFRGKEEFSMDLQKLLRVGICVAGIGVSISACTPNATETTTSDSAARTQVAVEQAVWEKLTNDGDAAKAKGDLKKAEECYQAAVQEAQKLGENDPSLAKTTANLADFYYAQGDGAQADKLYKQSLTIREKALGLEHADLVQSILGLARVSSAEKNYAESVAHYERAIAILNKNSMPVSDEVQAEYKKAKDNASGTKGSTKTEAESTEEGGAKKSEGGAKKGDAESKKGDAESKKGDAESKKGDAESKKGDAESKKGDAESKKGDSESKKDDSAKKEQ, translated from the coding sequence ATGCTCGGTCTGTGCTGTGCGTGTCTGGTATCAAAGATGCCCCGTTTCCGCGGCAAAGAGGAGTTTAGTATGGATTTGCAGAAGTTGTTAAGAGTTGGAATTTGTGTTGCAGGAATTGGCGTGAGCATCAGTGCATGCACACCAAATGCGACTGAAACAACAACTTCTGATTCTGCTGCCAGGACACAAGTTGCTGTCGAACAGGCCGTCTGGGAAAAGTTAACCAATGACGGTGACGCAGCGAAAGCCAAGGGCGATCTTAAAAAAGCCGAAGAATGTTATCAAGCAGCCGTCCAGGAAGCGCAAAAGCTTGGCGAGAATGACCCGTCTCTAGCAAAAACGACCGCAAATCTTGCCGACTTTTATTACGCTCAAGGCGACGGTGCACAGGCCGATAAGTTGTACAAACAAAGTCTCACCATTCGTGAGAAAGCTCTTGGATTAGAGCATGCGGATCTGGTGCAATCGATTCTCGGTTTAGCGCGAGTTTCATCTGCCGAGAAGAATTATGCAGAATCAGTTGCCCACTATGAAAGAGCGATTGCAATCTTGAATAAGAACAGCATGCCTGTTTCTGATGAAGTGCAAGCCGAGTACAAAAAGGCTAAAGACAACGCTTCAGGTACTAAAGGCTCGACTAAGACAGAAGCGGAAAGCACTGAAGAAGGCGGAGCCAAAAAGTCGGAAGGCGGTGCCAAGAAAGGTGATGCCGAATCGAAGAAAGGCGACGCTGAATCGAAGAAAGGCGATGCCGAATCGAAGAAAGGCGATGCTGAATCAAAGAAAGGCGATGCTGAATCGAAGAAAGGCGATGCTGAATCAAAGAAAGGCGATTCCGAATCGAAGAAAGACGATTCTGCCAAGAAAGAACAGTAA
- a CDS encoding Tat pathway signal protein: protein MLDKMQRAHFEYFRQQSDPVTGLTRDRSTDTSPASIAAVGFSLTAHPVAVSRGWISREEATDYTLKVLKNLSETPQGPDAKGTSGDHGFFYHFLDPKTGLRQGENELSTVDTALLMGGVLFAKNFYDGNNPKETQIRELADNLYKRVDWPWALNAEGRLSMGWTPEHGFISSDWQAYNEAQILLLLAMGSPTHPLPAAAWDKFMSTSKVVEMNGQKSLEFGPLFGHQYTQIWMDYRGINDATNRKVGFDYFENSRRAAMAQHAYAVANPMGWKGYSALDWGLTACDGPGDVVKNVDGKPVEFKSYNARGFPNAPDDGTIAPTAAASSLPFVPELVLPTIKHWYTNRPEIVGPLGFQDAFNPTFDGSKPSGWVDKETLGIDQGPILLMTENYRTGMVWDKMKKDTYLNSALKKAGFK, encoded by the coding sequence TTGCTGGACAAAATGCAGCGAGCCCACTTCGAATATTTCAGACAACAAAGCGATCCAGTTACAGGCTTGACCAGAGACAGATCAACCGATACATCACCTGCAAGTATAGCTGCGGTTGGGTTTTCTTTGACTGCACATCCGGTTGCAGTCAGCAGAGGCTGGATCAGTCGTGAAGAAGCTACAGACTACACTCTGAAGGTGCTGAAGAACTTGTCCGAGACGCCGCAAGGACCGGACGCGAAAGGAACCTCAGGAGATCACGGATTCTTCTATCATTTCCTCGACCCCAAAACTGGATTGAGACAGGGAGAAAATGAACTCTCAACCGTTGATACCGCGCTGCTCATGGGCGGAGTTCTTTTCGCTAAAAATTTCTACGATGGAAACAATCCGAAAGAGACTCAGATTCGCGAACTCGCAGACAATCTCTATAAGCGCGTCGATTGGCCGTGGGCTCTCAATGCTGAGGGCCGTTTATCGATGGGATGGACTCCCGAGCACGGCTTTATTTCTTCCGATTGGCAGGCTTACAACGAGGCACAGATATTGTTGTTGTTGGCGATGGGCTCCCCGACACATCCATTGCCCGCTGCAGCCTGGGACAAGTTCATGTCGACCAGCAAAGTGGTTGAGATGAACGGGCAGAAGAGTCTCGAGTTTGGACCGCTCTTCGGACACCAATATACACAGATATGGATGGATTATCGTGGTATCAATGACGCCACCAATCGCAAAGTCGGCTTCGACTATTTTGAAAATTCCAGACGTGCCGCAATGGCTCAGCACGCGTACGCAGTTGCGAATCCGATGGGGTGGAAAGGCTATAGCGCTCTCGATTGGGGTCTAACAGCGTGCGATGGTCCAGGCGATGTGGTCAAAAATGTTGATGGAAAGCCAGTGGAGTTTAAAAGTTACAATGCACGTGGATTTCCCAACGCTCCAGATGACGGTACTATAGCTCCGACTGCAGCGGCTTCATCGCTGCCGTTCGTGCCCGAGCTCGTGCTTCCGACGATTAAGCACTGGTACACCAATCGTCCCGAAATCGTTGGACCGCTCGGCTTCCAGGACGCATTCAATCCCACATTTGACGGCAGCAAACCTTCGGGTTGGGTAGATAAAGAGACGTTGGGAATTGACCAGGGTCCGATTTTGTTGATGACTGAAAACTATCGAACTGGCATGGTTTGGGACAAAATGAAGAAAGACACTTACCTGAATTCCGCTTTGAAAAAAGCTGGTTTCAAATAA
- the corA gene encoding magnesium/cobalt transporter CorA encodes MSSSSSDIKAKRRSQRITAEFNLPGVMDLNQAATTESPIMHVMAYSEHAYVEQAVRDPAGLIEFLAKWPVTWINVDPVGFGPHAQAFMDRLGKLFNLHELELEDIINVHQRAKVEEYEEHIFVVTRMLVNRDSSESEQLSLFLGKTYVLTFREVTADCLDPVRDKIRKSRGRIRTEKSDYLMYAIIDAVVDSYFPLLTKLADRLDNIEEEILEKSEKNTPEDVYQVRRDILAIRKSVWPTREALSTLYRDTNPLVSEATRLYLRDCYDHAVRIIDFVEMYREVASALMELHYTRVSNRLNEVMKVLTIITTLFIGPSFVASLYGMNFNTEKSPLNMPELSWYFGYPLALFLMFTFSCSILMYLWFRGFLGPQRRG; translated from the coding sequence ATGAGTTCTTCTTCCTCCGATATTAAAGCGAAACGCCGCTCCCAGCGAATCACGGCTGAGTTCAATCTGCCGGGCGTAATGGATCTCAACCAGGCTGCCACGACCGAATCCCCCATCATGCACGTCATGGCTTACAGCGAGCATGCATATGTGGAGCAAGCGGTAAGGGATCCGGCAGGGCTGATTGAATTTCTGGCTAAGTGGCCTGTCACCTGGATAAACGTAGACCCTGTCGGATTTGGTCCACATGCTCAAGCGTTTATGGATCGGCTGGGCAAACTCTTCAATCTGCATGAGTTGGAGCTTGAAGACATCATCAATGTTCATCAACGCGCCAAAGTCGAAGAGTACGAAGAGCATATTTTTGTCGTCACGCGTATGTTAGTCAATCGTGATTCATCCGAAAGCGAGCAGCTCAGCTTGTTTCTGGGCAAAACTTATGTGCTCACTTTCCGCGAGGTGACTGCTGACTGCCTGGATCCGGTGCGGGACAAAATCAGAAAATCGCGCGGAAGAATTAGAACAGAAAAGTCGGATTATTTGATGTATGCAATCATCGATGCTGTTGTTGATAGCTATTTCCCATTGCTGACTAAACTTGCCGATCGCCTGGACAATATCGAAGAAGAAATTCTAGAGAAGAGTGAAAAGAACACGCCCGAAGATGTTTATCAAGTTCGGCGCGATATTCTCGCTATTCGTAAGTCTGTTTGGCCGACACGCGAAGCGTTGAGCACTTTGTATCGTGATACCAATCCTCTTGTTAGTGAGGCTACGCGTCTCTATTTGCGTGATTGCTACGACCATGCCGTGCGGATTATCGACTTTGTCGAGATGTATCGAGAGGTCGCATCGGCACTGATGGAGTTGCACTATACACGTGTCAGCAATCGACTCAATGAAGTAATGAAAGTATTGACGATTATCACGACGCTGTTTATAGGACCGAGTTTTGTCGCCAGTTTGTATGGAATGAATTTCAACACTGAAAAATCACCGCTCAATATGCCTGAGTTGAGTTGGTATTTTGGCTATCCGCTGGCCCTCTTTTTGATGTTCACCTTCTCGTGCAGTATCTTGATGTACCTGTGGTTTCGCGGTTTTCTTGGTCCGCAACGTCGCGGTTAA